The following are from one region of the Carnobacterium gallinarum DSM 4847 genome:
- a CDS encoding cell division protein ZapA has translation MSGGKKRYKATIAGKSYTIVGSRPIEHLQLVAHTVDEQIHQIKALTTGLDQEEIAVLTAVNAVSDQLEMQIKLEKMQLEIDRLNEEIKDVPEN, from the coding sequence ATGTCAGGTGGGAAAAAACGTTATAAAGCAACCATTGCTGGAAAATCCTATACCATTGTTGGCTCTCGACCAATTGAGCATCTTCAATTAGTTGCTCATACAGTGGATGAACAGATACATCAAATTAAAGCTTTAACAACAGGTCTTGATCAAGAAGAGATAGCGGTGTTGACAGCGGTAAATGCCGTATCTGATCAATTGGAAATGCAAATAAAACTAGAAAAAATGCAACTTGAAATAGATCGCTTAAATGAAGAAATAAAGGATGTTCCTGAGAATTAA
- a CDS encoding CvpA family protein, translated as MLSIGIIIVLAIGFYGGARRGLVLQVVMTVGYLLSYLIARIYYIKLGANLELFVPYPSATENSKFVFFDHAMGLELDKAFYNAVAFMLILFVGWLLTRFIGSMLTKLTFFPVIKQANYLGGGILSFLVVYVGIFLVLYVAAMIPMEVIQGALRQSSLAQMIVKNTPILSNQIYQWWIGTMG; from the coding sequence TTGCTTTCAATAGGAATTATTATTGTACTAGCTATTGGTTTTTATGGCGGTGCTAGAAGAGGATTAGTTTTACAAGTTGTGATGACAGTTGGATACTTATTATCGTATCTAATTGCTCGAATTTATTATATAAAATTAGGTGCTAATTTGGAGCTATTTGTTCCATATCCATCTGCAACAGAAAATAGCAAGTTTGTTTTTTTTGATCATGCAATGGGACTGGAATTAGATAAGGCTTTTTATAATGCAGTGGCTTTTATGCTGATTCTTTTTGTAGGCTGGTTATTAACTCGTTTTATTGGATCGATGTTAACAAAGCTAACTTTTTTCCCTGTTATTAAACAAGCGAATTATTTAGGTGGCGGAATCTTGAGCTTTTTAGTCGTTTATGTAGGGATTTTCCTAGTATTGTATGTTGCTGCTATGATTCCAATGGAAGTTATCCAAGGCGCATTACGCCAAAGTTCGCTAGCACAGATGATTGTCAAAAATACACCTATTTTATCCAATCAAATCTATCAATGGTGGATTGGAACGATGGGGTAA
- a CDS encoding endonuclease MutS2, whose product MNKKIMQTLEFDKIKKALLNYTASELGRAEVETMSPSTELAEVQQWQEETEDGAKLLRLKGGMPIPKLQNIKPHLKRLEIGAMLNGLEIAQIGKVLRTTTEVTRFFDDLAETGVELFRLYELVAKLITLPSLNQLIREAIDEDGRVMDDASPALKGIRTGMKRSESNIREKLDSLVRGKNAQYLSDALVTMRNDRYVIPVKAEYRSHFGGVVHDQSSTGQTLFIEPQSVVDLNNKLRQLQIEERQEIDRILAELSNEIAPYGNEILLNMVLLGQLDFIGAKASYGKSIQATRPLVSEVNDVRFNQARHPLLDQHMAVANDITIGGDYQAVVITGPNTGGKTITLKTLGLLQLMGQSGLQLPVAEESQMGIFTEIFADIGDEQSIEQSLSTFSSHMTNIVSILDRIDDQSLVLFDELGAGTDPQEGAALAIAILDKVGGIGSYVMATTHYPELKAYGYNRPGTINASMEFDVETLSPTYRLLIGVPGRSNAFEISKRLGLAEDVISAARNLIDGESQNLNEMIADLENRRKMTEMEYHEVRQYIQESEELHRDLTTAVEQFFGEREELMKKAREKANRVVEEAEEEANQIVTNLRKMQLTGQFEGGIKEHELIDAKSKLANLHHEETLTKNKVLKKAKAKQTFKVGDEVLVASYGQRGILMEKSDKTNWLVQLGILKMKIRESDMTLVQPEKEPKRQVVAAVRSSNNSHVSTQLDLRGERYESALSELDQYLDAALLAGYPQVTIVHGKGTGALRQGVNEALKKHRSVQKYEMAPQNQGGNGATIVYFK is encoded by the coding sequence TTGAATAAAAAAATTATGCAAACATTAGAGTTTGATAAAATAAAAAAAGCCTTGTTGAATTATACTGCTTCTGAATTAGGCAGAGCAGAAGTTGAAACTATGAGTCCTTCGACTGAATTAGCAGAAGTTCAGCAATGGCAAGAAGAAACAGAAGACGGAGCAAAACTATTACGCCTAAAAGGCGGTATGCCGATTCCAAAATTGCAAAATATTAAGCCACATTTAAAGCGCTTAGAAATTGGCGCAATGTTAAACGGTTTAGAAATTGCTCAGATTGGTAAAGTTTTACGAACAACAACAGAAGTGACGCGCTTTTTTGATGATTTAGCGGAAACCGGCGTGGAGTTATTTCGTCTATATGAATTAGTCGCCAAATTAATTACCCTACCTAGCTTAAATCAATTAATTCGTGAAGCGATTGATGAAGATGGTCGCGTGATGGATGACGCGAGCCCCGCTTTAAAAGGAATTAGAACAGGAATGAAACGTTCTGAAAGCAACATCCGTGAAAAATTAGATAGCTTAGTTAGAGGGAAAAATGCTCAGTATTTAAGTGATGCACTTGTAACTATGCGTAATGATCGATATGTTATCCCTGTAAAAGCTGAATACCGCAGTCACTTTGGTGGTGTAGTACATGATCAAAGTTCAACTGGGCAAACATTATTTATTGAGCCACAAAGTGTTGTTGATTTAAACAATAAACTGCGACAATTGCAAATTGAAGAACGTCAAGAGATTGATCGGATCCTGGCAGAATTATCTAATGAGATTGCGCCATACGGCAATGAAATTCTGTTAAATATGGTCTTACTTGGGCAATTGGATTTTATTGGAGCTAAAGCGAGTTATGGCAAAAGTATTCAAGCAACGCGCCCGTTAGTGAGTGAAGTGAATGATGTTCGGTTTAATCAAGCACGTCATCCGCTTTTAGATCAGCATATGGCTGTTGCTAACGATATTACCATTGGCGGAGATTATCAAGCAGTTGTGATTACAGGACCTAATACTGGTGGGAAAACTATTACCTTAAAAACTTTAGGTCTGCTTCAATTAATGGGACAATCCGGGTTACAATTGCCTGTTGCTGAAGAAAGTCAGATGGGGATTTTTACTGAAATTTTTGCAGATATCGGTGATGAACAATCAATTGAACAAAGCTTAAGTACGTTCTCCTCACATATGACTAATATTGTTTCGATCTTAGATCGAATCGATGATCAAAGCTTAGTTTTATTTGATGAATTGGGAGCTGGAACAGATCCACAAGAAGGTGCTGCTTTGGCAATTGCGATTTTGGATAAAGTTGGTGGGATTGGCAGTTATGTCATGGCAACTACTCATTATCCAGAATTAAAAGCCTATGGTTACAATCGTCCTGGGACAATTAATGCCAGTATGGAATTTGATGTAGAAACGTTAAGTCCAACATATCGCTTATTAATTGGTGTTCCTGGTCGTAGTAATGCCTTTGAAATTTCTAAACGATTAGGACTTGCCGAAGATGTAATTTCAGCAGCTAGAAATCTGATTGATGGAGAAAGTCAAAACTTAAATGAAATGATTGCAGATTTAGAAAATCGCCGTAAAATGACCGAAATGGAATACCATGAAGTACGTCAATATATTCAAGAATCAGAGGAACTGCATCGCGATTTAACGACAGCTGTAGAACAATTTTTTGGTGAACGAGAAGAGCTAATGAAAAAAGCTCGTGAAAAAGCCAATCGAGTAGTTGAAGAAGCAGAAGAGGAAGCAAATCAAATTGTGACTAATTTGCGGAAAATGCAACTAACAGGACAGTTTGAGGGTGGAATTAAAGAGCATGAATTAATTGATGCAAAATCGAAACTAGCCAATCTTCATCATGAAGAGACACTAACAAAAAATAAAGTCTTGAAAAAAGCCAAAGCCAAACAAACCTTTAAAGTAGGTGATGAAGTCTTGGTAGCTTCTTATGGCCAGCGTGGCATCTTGATGGAAAAATCAGATAAAACTAATTGGTTGGTTCAGCTGGGGATTTTAAAAATGAAGATTCGTGAATCAGATATGACCTTGGTTCAACCAGAGAAAGAACCAAAGCGCCAAGTGGTTGCAGCTGTGCGTTCAAGCAATAATAGTCATGTTTCAACACAATTAGATTTACGTGGTGAACGTTATGAATCAGCTTTAAGTGAATTAGATCAATATTTAGATGCCGCATTATTAGCTGGGTATCCGCAAGTGACGATTGTCCATGGAAAGGGAACGGGAGCTTTGCGCCAAGGAGTGAATGAAGCCTTGAAAAAACACCGTTCGGTTCAAAAATATGAAATGGCTCCACAGAATCAAGGTGGCAATGGAGCAACGATTGTTTACTTTAAATAA
- the trxA gene encoding thioredoxin: MVLAITDQTFETETKEGLVITDFWATWCGPCRMQSPVLDELETEVGDKVKFVKMDVDANPTVPSEFGIMSIPTLLVKKDGEVVEKLIGYHAKEQLEEIIAKYA, from the coding sequence ATGGTATTAGCTATAACAGATCAAACATTTGAAACTGAAACAAAAGAAGGCTTAGTCATTACAGATTTCTGGGCAACTTGGTGTGGCCCATGTCGTATGCAATCGCCTGTCTTGGATGAATTAGAAACAGAAGTTGGCGACAAAGTAAAATTCGTAAAAATGGATGTTGATGCAAATCCAACTGTTCCTAGTGAATTTGGAATTATGAGTATTCCAACGCTATTAGTTAAAAAAGATGGTGAAGTCGTTGAGAAATTAATTGGCTACCATGCTAAAGAACAATTAGAAGAAATTATTGCTAAATACGCATAA
- a CDS encoding alpha/beta fold hydrolase encodes MKSVYIPVADAEIFCRIAGSGHPLVLLHGNNEDSRIFESQLAIFSQTYQVIAIDTRGHGHSSHGTATLSFTRIALDIVAVLDYLAIQHANFIGFSDGGNSAMYVAVKHPSYVDSLILVGANLTTGGMKKKPLFGVKLAYSLTNLLANVSSKYHQKKQIIDLMLKQLTLTIEDIKTIQAPTLVVAGENDMIEEAHTQLIADSIPQAELVIIPDADHFLIMKQPELFNQIALAFLAKLAN; translated from the coding sequence ATGAAATCTGTTTATATCCCAGTTGCAGATGCTGAAATTTTTTGTCGAATTGCCGGAAGTGGTCACCCTTTAGTTTTATTACATGGAAATAATGAAGATAGTCGGATTTTTGAGAGCCAACTAGCTATTTTTAGTCAAACATATCAAGTTATTGCAATTGATACTCGTGGACATGGGCATTCTAGCCATGGTACAGCTACATTAAGCTTTACTCGGATTGCTCTAGATATTGTTGCCGTATTGGATTATTTAGCGATTCAACATGCAAACTTTATTGGCTTCAGCGATGGTGGAAATAGTGCGATGTATGTAGCTGTGAAGCATCCTAGTTACGTAGATTCCTTAATTTTGGTAGGAGCTAATTTAACAACTGGAGGCATGAAGAAAAAGCCTTTATTTGGAGTCAAATTGGCGTATTCATTAACGAATTTACTGGCAAATGTCAGTTCAAAATATCATCAAAAAAAACAAATAATCGATTTAATGTTAAAACAGTTAACTTTAACAATAGAGGATATTAAAACAATTCAAGCGCCAACGCTAGTAGTGGCAGGTGAAAATGATATGATTGAAGAAGCTCATACTCAGCTGATTGCCGATTCGATTCCTCAGGCTGAACTAGTTATTATTCCCGATGCGGATCACTTTTTGATTATGAAACAACCAGAATTATTTAATCAAATAGCATTAGCGTTTTTAGCTAAACTAGCTAACTAG
- the uvrC gene encoding excinuclease ABC subunit UvrC, producing the protein MKSEHIEHKLELLPNQPGCYLMKDKNGTIIYVGKAKILKNRVRSYFRGSHDTKTERLVSEIADFEYIVTGSNIEALLLEINLIKKNDPKYNIMLKDDKTYPFIKITNEKYPRLLITRKVLKDKATYFGPYPDVKAANETKKLLDKLYPLRKCKVLPNRVCLYYHLGQCLAPCIQEIPKETYTEMVEEIKRFLNGGYQEVKQELEQKMEVASGNLEFEKAAELRDQITSIVTTMEQQKMTSADFIDRDVFGYAVDKGWMCVQVFFVRQGKLIERDVSLFPFYNDEEEDFLTFIGQFYQKNHHFVPKEILIPQNIDSASVEALVTATKVSQPQRGQKKELVQLANKNAAVSLSEKFSLIEKKEERTYGAVKRLGDAMNIPLPGRIEAFDNSNTMGVDPVSAMVVFLDGKPAKNEYRKYKIKTVVGPDDYASMREVIYRRYSRVLKDELPLPDLVIIDGGKGQVDAAREVLENQLGLDIPIAGLAKDNKHRTSELLFGPELETIPLKRNSQEFFLLQRIQDEVHRFAITFHRQLRNKNSFASKLDGIDGLGPTRKKNLLKTFKSMKNIQEASMDDLKAIGLPKNVAQNVYDKFQNEP; encoded by the coding sequence ATGAAAAGTGAGCATATTGAACATAAATTAGAGCTTTTACCAAATCAACCAGGTTGTTATTTGATGAAAGATAAAAATGGTACGATTATTTATGTTGGAAAAGCTAAAATTTTAAAAAATAGAGTTCGTTCCTATTTTAGAGGAAGTCACGATACGAAAACAGAACGTTTAGTTAGCGAAATTGCTGATTTTGAATACATTGTAACAGGTTCAAATATCGAAGCACTTTTGTTAGAAATTAACTTAATTAAGAAAAATGATCCTAAATATAACATTATGTTAAAGGATGATAAAACCTACCCTTTTATTAAGATAACTAATGAAAAATATCCGCGTCTTTTAATTACTAGAAAAGTGTTGAAAGATAAAGCAACCTACTTTGGACCTTATCCGGATGTAAAGGCAGCCAATGAAACTAAAAAGTTGTTAGATAAATTATATCCTTTAAGAAAATGCAAAGTTTTGCCAAATCGAGTGTGTCTTTATTATCATTTAGGACAATGTTTAGCGCCATGTATCCAAGAAATCCCTAAAGAAACTTATACAGAGATGGTAGAAGAAATCAAGCGCTTCTTGAATGGTGGGTATCAAGAAGTGAAGCAAGAGTTGGAACAGAAGATGGAAGTAGCTAGTGGCAACTTAGAGTTTGAAAAAGCCGCTGAGTTACGCGATCAGATTACCTCTATTGTGACAACCATGGAACAACAGAAAATGACAAGTGCCGATTTTATTGATCGAGATGTTTTTGGTTATGCGGTTGATAAAGGGTGGATGTGTGTTCAAGTATTTTTTGTTCGACAAGGTAAATTAATTGAACGAGATGTTTCCCTATTTCCATTTTATAACGATGAAGAAGAGGATTTTTTAACATTTATCGGACAATTTTATCAAAAAAATCATCATTTTGTGCCTAAAGAAATCTTAATTCCCCAAAATATTGATAGTGCTAGTGTTGAAGCGTTAGTTACTGCTACCAAAGTAAGTCAGCCTCAAAGAGGACAGAAAAAAGAATTGGTGCAATTAGCGAATAAAAATGCGGCAGTTTCTTTGTCTGAAAAATTTTCTTTGATTGAGAAAAAAGAAGAGCGAACATATGGTGCAGTCAAACGCTTAGGGGATGCTATGAATATTCCGTTGCCTGGTCGCATTGAAGCTTTTGATAATTCCAATACTATGGGAGTTGATCCGGTTTCAGCGATGGTCGTTTTTCTAGATGGCAAGCCAGCAAAAAATGAATACCGAAAATACAAGATTAAAACAGTTGTTGGTCCTGATGACTATGCATCTATGCGTGAAGTTATTTATCGTCGTTATTCCCGTGTATTGAAAGACGAGCTACCGTTGCCAGACTTGGTTATTATTGATGGTGGTAAAGGGCAAGTAGATGCGGCTCGTGAAGTCTTAGAGAACCAGTTAGGTTTAGATATTCCGATTGCTGGATTAGCAAAAGATAATAAGCATCGAACGAGTGAATTATTATTTGGACCAGAATTAGAGACTATTCCTTTGAAACGAAATAGCCAAGAATTTTTCTTGTTGCAACGAATTCAGGATGAGGTCCATCGCTTTGCTATTACCTTTCACCGACAATTGCGGAATAAAAATAGTTTTGCTTCTAAATTGGACGGCATCGATGGGCTTGGTCCGACGCGGAAGAAAAATCTGCTTAAAACTTTTAAATCGATGAAAAATATTCAAGAAGCAAGTATGGATGATTTAAAAGCAATTGGTTTACCTAAAAATGTAGCTCAAAACGTTTATGACAAATTTCAAAATGAACCGTAA
- the dltX gene encoding teichoic acid D-Ala incorporation-associated protein DltX produces the protein MREKFQKLKENQFLLFFGKTILYLVILLILVYLYDYTNTNSGNFIYNEF, from the coding sequence ATGCGAGAGAAATTTCAAAAATTAAAAGAAAATCAATTTCTACTTTTTTTTGGGAAGACAATTTTGTATTTAGTAATTCTATTAATCTTAGTTTATCTCTATGATTACACAAATACAAATAGTGGCAATTTTATCTATAACGAGTTTTAA
- the dltA gene encoding D-alanine--poly(phosphoribitol) ligase subunit DltA translates to MNQTIIERLDQLAQTTPSAAWYDYNGEQSTYEDLKIQSDRVALYLGQELHLTEKSPILVFGALEAEMIVAFISAIKAGHAYIPVDSHTPRERLEQIISIAKPDLIIGMDELPIELDESMSFISKIELNEISQRSTNQVLDPAKAVTGNNNFYIIFTSGTTGVPKGVQISHDNLVSFTDWMFADFEIEGQQRFLAQAPYSFDLSVMDLYPALLSGSTLVPLEKEITNNFKQLFTTLPTLAVTVWVSTPSFVNICLMDQNFTQSNYPDLKTFLFCGEELQSSTAILLNQRFPESKVFNTYGPTEATVAITETRITSDITESYPRLPIGKVKKDTKVILVDEELHPVPAGEAGEIVIIGPSVSKGYLNNPEKTVAAFYEVDGVPAYRTGDLGKFEGELLFYQGRLDFQIKLHGYRIELEDIDHNIEQVSYVKAATVVPKLKEHKAQSLVAYVVAHPHSFEKDFQLTNAIKQELAPLIMDYMMPTKWIYVDHLPLTANGKVDRKGLMNEVNQ, encoded by the coding sequence ATGAATCAAACGATTATTGAAAGATTAGACCAATTAGCTCAAACAACCCCTTCGGCTGCTTGGTATGATTATAATGGTGAACAGTCAACATATGAGGATTTAAAAATACAATCAGATCGAGTGGCTCTCTATTTGGGGCAAGAGCTTCATTTAACTGAGAAAAGTCCAATTTTAGTTTTTGGTGCTTTAGAAGCTGAAATGATTGTGGCCTTTATTAGTGCGATTAAAGCAGGCCACGCTTATATTCCAGTTGACAGTCATACTCCTAGAGAACGATTAGAGCAAATTATTTCTATTGCTAAACCAGATTTAATTATTGGAATGGATGAATTGCCAATTGAATTAGATGAGTCAATGTCTTTTATTTCAAAAATAGAGCTGAATGAGATTAGTCAAAGATCAACAAATCAAGTATTAGATCCAGCTAAAGCAGTAACAGGTAATAATAACTTTTATATTATTTTTACATCGGGAACTACGGGTGTTCCAAAAGGTGTACAGATTAGTCATGATAATTTAGTCAGTTTTACGGATTGGATGTTTGCTGATTTTGAAATAGAGGGACAACAACGTTTCTTGGCGCAAGCGCCTTATTCTTTCGATTTATCCGTAATGGATTTATATCCAGCACTGCTGTCTGGTAGTACATTAGTACCGTTAGAAAAAGAAATTACGAATAACTTCAAGCAATTATTTACAACACTTCCAACTTTAGCAGTAACGGTTTGGGTATCAACGCCGTCATTTGTAAACATTTGTTTGATGGATCAAAACTTTACGCAAAGTAATTACCCAGATTTAAAAACGTTCTTATTTTGTGGTGAAGAGCTACAATCAAGTACAGCGATTCTATTAAATCAACGTTTTCCAGAGTCAAAGGTATTTAATACCTATGGTCCAACAGAAGCAACTGTTGCTATTACTGAAACGCGTATTACTTCAGATATTACGGAGAGTTATCCTCGTTTGCCAATTGGTAAAGTGAAAAAAGATACGAAAGTGATTTTAGTTGATGAAGAGTTGCACCCAGTTCCAGCAGGGGAAGCTGGCGAAATCGTTATTATTGGTCCTAGTGTTTCTAAAGGTTATTTAAATAATCCTGAAAAAACAGTAGCAGCATTTTATGAAGTAGACGGTGTTCCAGCTTACCGAACAGGAGATTTAGGTAAGTTTGAGGGAGAGTTACTGTTTTACCAAGGGCGTTTAGATTTTCAAATCAAGTTACATGGCTATCGAATTGAGTTAGAAGATATCGATCATAATATTGAACAAGTCTCTTATGTGAAGGCAGCAACCGTAGTGCCTAAGTTAAAAGAACATAAAGCTCAGAGTTTGGTAGCTTATGTGGTAGCACATCCTCATTCTTTTGAGAAAGACTTTCAATTAACTAACGCCATTAAACAGGAACTAGCTCCATTAATTATGGATTATATGATGCCAACAAAATGGATTTACGTCGATCACTTGCCGTTAACTGCTAATGGGAAAGTTGATCGTAAAGGTCTAATGAACGAGGTGAATCAATGA
- the dltB gene encoding D-alanyl-lipoteichoic acid biosynthesis protein DltB has product MILPYDGPSYFIIIAVLFLPIIIGLLRGKRYLIYQNLVTVLFLFLTFGGKSWHQGVSIIVYIIWQWALVYGYFHYRQKKNATNIFVGAVILAIIPLAIVKIAPLASGHNSIIGFLGVSYLTFKSVQMVMEIRDGLIKEFHPMMFLQFLLFFPTISSGPIDRYRRFEKDFNQPAYGEAYIPLLSKAIWMIMLGSVYKFIIAHYIGTFAVPYTEGLALGTKGFSVSLLLYMYSYSMYLFFDFAGYSLFAVGTSYLLGIETPVNFNKPFISPNLKEFWNRWHMSLSFWFRDYVFMRLVFTLMKKKVFKSRITVSNIGYLALFLLMGIWHGLTWYYIVYGLFHGVAMCINDAWLRYKKKHKNLPSNWATNALAIFITFNTVCFSFLIFSGILDKMFR; this is encoded by the coding sequence ATGATTTTACCTTATGATGGACCTTCGTATTTTATTATTATTGCGGTTTTATTTTTACCAATTATTATTGGATTATTAAGAGGCAAACGTTATTTGATTTATCAAAACCTAGTTACGGTTCTCTTCTTATTTCTGACATTTGGTGGAAAAAGTTGGCACCAAGGTGTGTCAATTATTGTTTATATTATTTGGCAGTGGGCCTTAGTTTATGGATATTTCCATTATCGACAGAAAAAAAATGCAACGAATATCTTTGTTGGGGCTGTTATTTTAGCCATTATTCCTTTAGCAATTGTCAAAATAGCTCCATTGGCCTCAGGTCATAATTCAATTATCGGGTTTTTAGGAGTGTCGTATTTAACCTTTAAATCTGTACAGATGGTGATGGAAATTCGTGATGGATTGATTAAAGAATTCCATCCAATGATGTTTTTACAATTTTTACTATTCTTCCCAACTATTTCTTCGGGACCTATAGATCGTTATCGTCGTTTTGAAAAGGACTTTAATCAACCGGCTTATGGTGAAGCGTATATTCCATTATTAAGTAAAGCCATTTGGATGATTATGTTAGGTAGTGTTTATAAATTTATTATCGCGCATTACATCGGCACCTTTGCTGTTCCTTATACAGAAGGACTAGCTTTAGGAACGAAAGGTTTCTCCGTTAGTTTACTGTTATATATGTACAGCTATAGTATGTATTTATTTTTTGATTTTGCAGGATATAGTTTATTTGCAGTCGGAACGAGTTATTTATTGGGGATTGAAACTCCAGTTAACTTTAATAAACCGTTCATTAGTCCAAACTTAAAAGAGTTTTGGAATAGATGGCATATGTCTTTATCATTCTGGTTTAGAGATTATGTTTTTATGCGATTAGTTTTTACTTTAATGAAGAAAAAAGTGTTTAAGAGCCGGATTACGGTTTCTAATATTGGCTACTTGGCCTTATTCTTATTGATGGGAATTTGGCATGGGCTAACTTGGTATTATATTGTTTATGGTCTGTTTCATGGGGTAGCAATGTGTATCAATGATGCATGGTTAAGATATAAGAAAAAACACAAAAATCTGCCTAGTAACTGGGCTACAAATGCCTTGGCAATCTTTATTACCTTTAATACCGTTTGTTTTAGTTTCTTGATTTTCTCAGGAATTTTAGATAAAATGTTCCGTTAG
- the dltC gene encoding D-alanine--poly(phosphoribitol) ligase subunit DltC, translating into MDKKAELLDILEELTGSDEVRENLDVALFDEGLLDSLGTVQLLIELDARLGAAVPVSEFDRSEWATPNLILKQLENY; encoded by the coding sequence ATGGATAAAAAAGCAGAATTATTAGATATTTTAGAAGAATTAACAGGTAGTGATGAAGTTAGAGAAAATTTAGATGTAGCTTTATTTGACGAAGGATTATTAGATTCTTTAGGAACGGTTCAATTATTAATTGAATTAGATGCTAGATTGGGAGCAGCAGTTCCTGTTTCTGAATTTGACCGATCAGAATGGGCAACACCAAATTTAATCTTAAAGCAGCTTGAGAATTACTAA
- the dltD gene encoding D-alanyl-lipoteichoic acid biosynthesis protein DltD translates to MSSFKHKLFMAVGPLVVAVVLLLGLLFSPFRLLPVNQKGIENSATSISTNIMKGEKIYRMAMSEKQTIPFFGSSELSRFDAFHPSVLAKKYNRTYTPYLIGNAGSQSLTHFLVMEGMGDTLKNKKAVFVISPQWFVKKGASNMMFSSHFSPLQTYEFILSGEEDSPSRRYVAERLLQYKATSVDNRMNAMLQSIAEGKSINQQERTYAIAKRQILRNEDDLFGSFISDKNAKRVDSRLKQLPNQYNVQELDKKAFEIGEKSSKNNPFQIKDGFYKTRIKPVEGELKNSQRNFNYEFSKEYSDLQVVLEKMRDNNMDVRFVIPPVNSKWAEYTGLSQEMLNRFSEKISYQLTSQGFKVIDLSNDGKEDYFMQDTIHIGWRGWVALDQKLKPFLEDKQQASPKIELNDYFLSKNWQNLPAKDIKK, encoded by the coding sequence ATGAGCAGCTTTAAGCATAAACTTTTTATGGCAGTAGGGCCACTTGTAGTAGCAGTGGTCTTGCTACTAGGGCTTTTATTTTCACCATTTCGACTACTGCCAGTGAATCAAAAAGGAATTGAAAATTCCGCAACATCTATTAGTACGAATATTATGAAGGGTGAAAAAATTTATCGAATGGCTATGAGTGAAAAACAAACAATACCATTCTTTGGTTCATCTGAACTTTCACGTTTTGATGCATTTCATCCTTCAGTATTAGCTAAAAAATACAATCGTACCTATACGCCCTATTTAATTGGAAATGCAGGATCACAATCGTTAACGCACTTCTTAGTTATGGAAGGCATGGGAGATACTTTAAAAAATAAAAAAGCTGTTTTTGTTATTTCACCTCAATGGTTTGTAAAAAAAGGGGCATCGAATATGATGTTTAGTTCTCATTTTTCACCATTGCAAACGTATGAATTTATTTTATCTGGTGAGGAAGATAGTCCAAGTCGACGTTATGTTGCAGAACGATTACTGCAATATAAGGCAACTTCAGTTGATAATCGAATGAATGCAATGTTACAGTCTATTGCTGAAGGGAAATCAATTAATCAGCAAGAAAGAACCTATGCAATTGCAAAACGCCAAATTTTAAGAAATGAAGATGATTTATTTGGATCTTTTATTTCCGACAAAAATGCGAAACGTGTGGATAGTCGCTTAAAACAACTTCCTAATCAGTATAATGTTCAGGAACTTGATAAAAAAGCTTTTGAAATTGGGGAAAAATCGAGTAAAAATAATCCATTTCAAATTAAAGATGGCTTTTATAAAACACGAATTAAGCCTGTAGAAGGTGAATTGAAAAATTCTCAAAGAAACTTTAATTATGAATTTTCTAAAGAATATTCAGATTTACAAGTTGTTTTAGAGAAAATGAGAGATAATAACATGGATGTTCGTTTTGTGATTCCCCCAGTAAATAGTAAATGGGCGGAATATACAGGGCTATCGCAAGAAATGTTAAATCGCTTTTCTGAAAAAATAAGCTATCAATTAACTAGCCAAGGATTTAAAGTAATTGATTTAAGCAATGATGGAAAAGAAGATTACTTTATGCAAGATACAATTCATATTGGATGGCGTGGTTGGGTTGCGCTAGATCAAAAGTTAAAACCTTTCCTTGAAGATAAGCAACAAGCTTCACCAAAAATTGAATTAAACGACTATTTCTTATCTAAAAACTGGCAGAATTTACCTGCTAAAGATATCAAAAAATAA